The following proteins are encoded in a genomic region of Galbibacter sp. BG1:
- a CDS encoding MgtC/SapB family protein codes for MAIDLITENIKVSDFIFKIAAATIAGLLIGLEREYKGKSAGLKTNTLVSIGAAVFVIISLQYEHQFGVDATRVLSQVVVGIGFLGAGVILQKENKIKGLTTAATIWCSAAAGCLAATGLYLELLALSVLVVLINLIFGIIDSKIEKHIDKD; via the coding sequence ATGGCAATCGATCTAATTACTGAAAATATAAAAGTAAGCGATTTTATTTTCAAAATTGCAGCAGCAACTATTGCGGGGTTGTTAATAGGATTGGAACGTGAATATAAAGGCAAAAGTGCCGGACTCAAAACCAATACACTGGTTTCTATTGGCGCTGCCGTTTTTGTAATAATTTCCTTGCAATACGAACATCAATTTGGCGTTGATGCCACCCGTGTTTTGAGTCAGGTTGTAGTGGGCATCGGTTTTTTAGGTGCTGGGGTGATTCTTCAAAAAGAAAATAAAATAAAAGGCCTTACCACCGCCGCAACTATTTGGTGTAGCGCCGCAGCTGGTTGTTTGGCAGCTACGGGGCTTTATTTGGAACTGTTGGCGCTAAGCGTTTTGGTGGTACTCATTAATTTAATCTTCGGGATTATCGATAGTAAAATAGAAAAGCATATCGATAAAGATTGA
- a CDS encoding DNA gyrase/topoisomerase IV subunit A, with translation MEENTELNPEENNSQETITRVGGMYQDWFLDYASYVILERAVPAIEDGFKPVQRRIMHSLKELDDGRYNKVANIVGHTMQYHPHGDASIGDAMVQIGQKDLLIDTQGNWGNVLTGDSAAAPRYIEARISKLGLEVVYSPKITDWQLSYDGRKKEPINLPVKFPLLLAQGAEGIAVGLSTKILPHNFIELIDASIKHLKGKRFTLYPDFPTAGIMDITNYNDGLRGGRIRVRAKISQYDKNTLVINEIPFGTNTSSLIDSILKANDKGKIKVKKIEDNTAAEVEILIHLPNGISPDKTIDALYAFTACETSISPLACVIEDNKPLFIGVTEMLRRSTDNTVELLKKELEIQLHELEEQWHFASLERIFIEKRIYRDIEEEETWEGVINAIDKGLQPHIKHLKRPVTEEDIVRLTEIRIKRISKFDIDKAQQKIDALEGDIAQVKHHLEHLVDFAIDYFNNLKTTYGKGRERKTEIRIFDDIEASKVVIRNTKLYVNRKEGFIGTSLKRDEYVCDCSDIDDIIVFTATGTMMVTKVDSKTFIGKDIIHVAVFKKKDKRTIYNLIYKDGKGGATYVKRFFVASVTRDREYDLTNGKPGSYVHYFSANPNGEAEVVTVYLRQVGSIKKLKWDMDFADVLIKGRTSKGNIVSKYAVKRIELKEKGVSTLKPRKIWFDDTVQRLNVDGRGELLGAFKGEDRLLIINQDGFVKTVVPELTMHFDSNMIVLEKWNPEKPISAIYFNGEKELYYVKRFLIENEGKEESFLPDVANSRLEIVSTDWRPVADIEFTKERGKDRKPNLEVDIEDFIAVKGINALGNQLTKDKVNQINLLEPLPFEEPEEKQPEEMEVNDEEDVSGDKSQQKDDGGPTLFD, from the coding sequence ATGGAAGAGAATACAGAATTGAATCCGGAAGAAAATAACAGTCAAGAAACCATAACGCGTGTTGGCGGGATGTATCAAGATTGGTTTCTGGATTATGCTTCTTATGTAATTTTAGAACGTGCAGTCCCGGCTATTGAAGACGGCTTTAAACCCGTGCAACGTAGAATTATGCATTCTTTAAAAGAATTGGATGATGGGCGGTACAATAAAGTAGCCAATATTGTAGGGCACACCATGCAGTATCACCCGCACGGGGATGCCAGTATTGGGGATGCCATGGTGCAAATCGGACAAAAAGACCTTTTAATAGACACCCAAGGAAACTGGGGAAATGTACTCACTGGAGACAGTGCTGCAGCGCCTCGTTATATTGAAGCCAGGATTTCCAAATTAGGGCTGGAGGTTGTTTACAGTCCAAAAATAACAGATTGGCAACTTAGTTACGACGGAAGAAAGAAAGAACCGATCAACCTTCCGGTAAAATTTCCATTATTGCTTGCACAAGGGGCAGAAGGGATTGCAGTGGGACTTTCAACCAAAATACTTCCGCATAATTTTATAGAACTCATAGATGCTTCCATAAAACATCTAAAAGGAAAACGCTTTACCCTTTATCCAGATTTCCCGACCGCCGGAATCATGGATATTACTAATTATAATGATGGTTTGAGAGGCGGTAGGATTCGTGTGCGTGCAAAAATTTCGCAATACGATAAAAACACTTTGGTCATTAACGAAATTCCCTTCGGAACCAATACCTCTAGTTTAATAGATTCTATCTTAAAGGCGAATGACAAAGGGAAAATTAAGGTTAAAAAAATTGAAGATAATACCGCCGCAGAAGTTGAAATCTTAATTCATCTTCCTAATGGAATTTCCCCCGATAAAACCATTGATGCGCTCTATGCATTTACTGCGTGCGAAACCTCTATATCTCCCTTGGCATGTGTTATAGAAGATAATAAGCCATTATTTATAGGGGTTACGGAGATGCTTCGAAGATCTACGGATAACACGGTTGAGCTTTTAAAGAAAGAATTGGAAATTCAACTCCATGAGCTTGAAGAACAATGGCATTTTGCTTCCCTCGAACGTATTTTTATTGAAAAAAGGATTTATCGTGATATTGAAGAGGAAGAGACATGGGAAGGCGTAATTAATGCTATTGACAAAGGCTTACAGCCTCATATAAAGCATTTGAAGAGACCCGTTACCGAAGAAGATATCGTTCGGTTGACAGAAATACGAATTAAAAGAATTTCTAAGTTTGATATTGATAAAGCGCAACAAAAAATCGATGCGCTCGAAGGCGACATCGCTCAAGTAAAACATCACTTGGAGCATTTGGTTGATTTTGCGATTGATTATTTCAACAACCTAAAAACCACCTATGGAAAGGGTAGGGAGCGCAAAACTGAAATTCGTATTTTCGATGATATTGAAGCTTCTAAGGTTGTTATTAGAAACACTAAACTTTATGTGAACCGCAAAGAAGGTTTTATAGGAACCTCTTTAAAGCGGGACGAATATGTATGCGATTGTAGCGATATTGACGATATTATTGTTTTTACCGCTACCGGCACCATGATGGTCACTAAAGTAGACTCCAAGACCTTTATTGGAAAAGATATTATTCACGTGGCCGTGTTTAAGAAAAAAGATAAGAGAACCATCTACAATTTAATTTATAAAGATGGAAAAGGCGGTGCTACTTATGTAAAAAGATTCTTTGTTGCCAGTGTGACGAGAGACAGGGAGTACGATTTAACCAATGGCAAACCAGGCTCCTATGTTCATTATTTTTCTGCAAATCCGAATGGGGAAGCAGAAGTGGTTACCGTTTACCTACGTCAAGTGGGAAGCATCAAGAAACTGAAATGGGATATGGATTTTGCAGACGTACTTATAAAGGGTAGGACGTCTAAAGGAAACATCGTTAGTAAATATGCTGTAAAACGTATTGAATTAAAAGAAAAAGGTGTCTCTACATTAAAACCAAGAAAAATTTGGTTCGACGATACCGTACAGCGTTTGAATGTTGATGGAAGAGGGGAATTGCTGGGGGCATTTAAAGGAGAGGACCGACTTCTAATTATAAATCAGGACGGATTTGTAAAAACGGTAGTTCCAGAATTGACCATGCATTTTGATAGTAATATGATAGTGCTGGAAAAATGGAATCCTGAAAAGCCAATCTCAGCAATATACTTTAACGGCGAAAAGGAACTGTACTACGTTAAGAGATTCCTTATTGAAAACGAGGGTAAAGAGGAGTCGTTCCTCCCAGACGTAGCGAATTCCCGATTGGAAATTGTTTCAACCGACTGGAGGCCAGTGGCAGACATTGAGTTTACCAAAGAACGCGGAAAAGATAGAAAACCGAATCTGGAGGTGGATATTGAAGATTTTATTGCTGTAAAAGGAATAAACGCACTTGGAAACCAGCTCACGAAAGATAAAGTAAATCAAATTAACCTTTTAGAGCCTTTGCCTTTTGAAGAACCAGAAGAGAAACAGCCAGAGGAAATGGAGGTGAATGATGAGGAAGATGTAAGTGGGGATAAATCGCAGCAGAAAGATGATGGAGGCCCAACCCTTTTTGATTAA
- a CDS encoding DNA topoisomerase IV subunit B produces MSETTKYTEDNIRSLDWKEHIRMRPGMYIGKLGDGSSADDGIYILIKEVLDNCIDEFVMGAGKTIEVSVQGTKVIVRDYGRGIPLGKVVDVVSKMNTGGKYDSRAFKKSVGLNGVGTKAVNALSTYFRVESNRDNKSKAAEFEQGNLVNEEELEETSRRRGTKVSFVPDETIFKNYKFRNEYIEKMVRNYVYLNPGLTIVFNGEKFYSENGLKDLLEDTTSKEDMLYPIIHLRGNDIEVAITHSRTQYSEEYHSFVNGQNTTQGGTHLAAFREAVVKTIRDFYGKNYDASDIRKSIIAAISIKVMEPVFESQTKTKLGSTDMGGDLPTVRTYVNDFIGTQLDNFLHKNAEVAEKLQRKILAAERERKELSGIRKLAKDRAKKASLHNKKLRDCRVHLGDTKNERSLETTLFITEGDSASGSITKSRDVNTQAVFSLRGKPLNTYGMSKKIVYENEEFNLLQAALNIEESMEDLRYNNIVIATDADVDGMHIRLLLITFFLQFFPELIKEGHLYILQTPLFRVRNKKETIYCYSEDERKAAIEKLSGKPEITRFKGLGEISPDEFQHFIGDDIRLDPVMLDKAMSIESLLEFYMGKNTPDRQKFIINNLRVELDVIED; encoded by the coding sequence GAAGGAGCATATTCGTATGCGTCCAGGGATGTATATTGGAAAATTGGGGGACGGTTCGTCGGCAGATGACGGTATTTATATCCTTATAAAGGAGGTTTTGGACAACTGTATCGATGAATTTGTGATGGGCGCTGGTAAAACCATTGAGGTTTCTGTTCAGGGCACTAAGGTAATCGTTAGGGATTACGGCCGCGGGATTCCTTTGGGAAAAGTGGTAGACGTGGTTTCAAAAATGAATACCGGTGGAAAATACGATTCCCGCGCTTTTAAAAAATCGGTAGGGTTAAATGGGGTTGGTACCAAGGCAGTGAATGCCCTATCAACTTATTTCCGTGTAGAATCGAATAGGGATAACAAATCCAAAGCTGCAGAATTTGAACAAGGTAATCTTGTAAATGAAGAGGAGCTTGAGGAAACGAGCCGCAGACGCGGTACAAAGGTCTCTTTTGTTCCCGATGAAACCATTTTTAAAAACTATAAGTTCAGAAATGAATATATAGAAAAAATGGTGCGCAACTATGTTTATCTTAATCCGGGGCTAACCATTGTTTTTAACGGAGAAAAATTTTATTCAGAAAATGGACTGAAAGATCTTCTTGAAGACACTACTAGCAAGGAAGATATGTTGTACCCAATAATTCACTTACGGGGCAACGACATAGAGGTAGCCATAACACATAGCCGAACCCAGTATAGCGAAGAGTATCATTCTTTTGTAAACGGACAAAATACCACACAGGGAGGGACGCATTTGGCGGCCTTTAGAGAAGCGGTTGTAAAGACCATAAGGGATTTCTACGGAAAGAATTACGATGCTTCTGATATTCGGAAATCTATCATTGCAGCCATCTCCATAAAGGTAATGGAGCCTGTTTTTGAGAGTCAGACGAAAACAAAATTAGGTTCTACAGATATGGGTGGCGATTTGCCTACGGTAAGAACTTATGTGAATGATTTTATAGGCACACAGCTCGATAATTTTCTTCATAAAAATGCTGAAGTCGCTGAAAAACTGCAACGCAAAATTTTAGCTGCGGAAAGGGAACGCAAAGAATTGTCTGGAATACGAAAACTGGCCAAAGATCGAGCTAAGAAGGCAAGTCTTCATAATAAAAAACTTCGCGATTGTCGGGTGCATTTAGGAGACACCAAAAATGAACGGTCTTTGGAGACCACACTTTTTATTACCGAAGGAGATTCCGCATCGGGATCCATCACCAAATCAAGGGATGTAAACACCCAAGCGGTATTCAGTCTACGAGGTAAACCATTGAACACTTATGGAATGTCTAAAAAGATTGTTTACGAAAACGAAGAATTTAACTTATTACAGGCAGCATTAAATATTGAAGAATCTATGGAAGATCTTCGGTATAATAATATTGTAATTGCTACAGATGCCGATGTGGATGGGATGCACATTAGATTATTGTTAATTACGTTCTTTTTACAGTTTTTTCCAGAACTTATAAAAGAAGGGCATTTGTATATTTTACAAACCCCTTTGTTTAGGGTTCGTAATAAAAAGGAAACGATTTATTGCTATAGTGAAGATGAACGTAAGGCGGCTATTGAAAAATTAAGTGGTAAGCCAGAGATAACCCGATTTAAAGGACTTGGTGAAATTTCCCCGGATGAATTTCAACATTTTATAGGTGACGATATTAGATTAGACCCTGTAATGCTGGATAAAGCAATGTCTATTGAAAGTCTTTTGGAATTTTATATGGGCAAAAACACCCCCGATCGTCAAAAATTCATCATCAATAACCTTAGAGTGGAACTTGATGTAATTGAAGATTGA